In Ignavibacteriales bacterium, the following proteins share a genomic window:
- a CDS encoding tetratricopeptide repeat protein, whose product MNRQIKDIFFFLLFASGISAQTGDMFNRFRLGQSYEQAGDLQRAKTIYEDLIKNEPDNFQFFDALNRIYNQLKEFDKSISLIESRLNFYPQDINLKGLLGATYYLKNEEEKAFKIWDDALEQSPPTTVNYRVIANFAIERRAFNKAVEILSKGKKLSDDTFYISYELANLYSILMQYKEAADEFCSVLKKQPGQLNVVQSRMSAYINKPEAVIPTIETIEKWAKDSDDNSFPILLAWLYMQNNQFDKAYEKYLEIETQRNNGGSDIFSFAQQAYQAEHYKEAAKAFNKVIADYPNSPFTPNAKIGYAKTFEAMLDKKNDFGTANWKPYFKPGIKNSAEYNEAISAYSQLTQNNKNSDVELEAYYRIGLIYFEKFGEVEEAEKYFKKILTLNLLSRFSILSYNQLASIELSRSNLQAAFDYFNQINSAPRATSEDRNQSQLMQAKIEFWRGNFSSASKLLNIVIKNLSDNNANDAIELSLIINSTKNDSLSLVQFAKAERLTQQDKYAEAKEIYSTLSDNQNLLIIKDLSSLRSAEMLIGLDKLPESVSMLKNISEQKEKNIYSDQALFLLGKVYQFGINDNIKAQESYENLLANFPNSLYLDDARENITLLKNKSMNNL is encoded by the coding sequence GTGAATAGACAAATTAAAGACATATTTTTCTTCTTACTTTTTGCTTCCGGCATTAGCGCCCAAACTGGTGATATGTTCAACCGATTCAGGCTCGGACAAAGTTATGAACAAGCTGGTGATCTGCAGAGAGCAAAAACAATTTATGAAGACCTGATTAAAAATGAGCCGGATAATTTTCAGTTTTTTGATGCGCTTAACCGCATTTATAATCAGCTTAAAGAATTTGATAAATCAATATCTTTAATTGAATCACGATTAAATTTCTATCCACAGGATATAAATCTGAAAGGATTACTTGGAGCTACGTACTACTTAAAAAATGAAGAAGAGAAAGCTTTTAAAATTTGGGATGATGCACTTGAGCAATCACCGCCAACTACTGTTAACTACAGAGTAATTGCCAACTTCGCAATAGAAAGAAGAGCCTTTAACAAAGCAGTGGAAATTCTATCAAAAGGTAAAAAACTTTCTGATGATACTTTTTATATTTCCTATGAGCTTGCAAATCTTTATTCCATTCTGATGCAATATAAAGAGGCTGCCGATGAGTTCTGCTCAGTACTTAAAAAACAACCGGGGCAGTTGAACGTAGTTCAATCAAGAATGTCTGCCTACATAAATAAACCGGAAGCTGTAATTCCAACAATTGAAACAATAGAAAAATGGGCTAAGGATTCTGACGATAACAGCTTCCCAATTCTTCTTGCTTGGCTCTACATGCAGAACAACCAATTTGATAAAGCATACGAAAAATATTTAGAGATCGAAACACAACGTAATAATGGGGGATCCGATATATTCAGCTTTGCCCAGCAAGCTTACCAAGCTGAGCATTATAAAGAAGCAGCAAAAGCCTTTAATAAAGTAATTGCAGATTATCCGAATTCTCCCTTTACACCAAACGCTAAAATTGGATATGCAAAAACATTTGAAGCAATGCTTGATAAAAAAAATGATTTTGGTACTGCCAATTGGAAACCTTACTTTAAGCCGGGGATTAAAAATTCAGCGGAATACAATGAAGCCATTTCTGCTTATTCGCAGTTAACACAGAATAATAAAAATTCTGATGTAGAGCTTGAAGCATATTATAGAATCGGACTAATTTATTTTGAAAAATTTGGTGAAGTTGAAGAAGCAGAAAAATATTTTAAAAAAATTCTAACACTTAATCTGCTTTCCAGATTTTCAATCCTGTCATATAATCAACTGGCATCAATTGAATTAAGCCGGAGCAATCTTCAAGCTGCATTCGATTATTTCAATCAAATTAATTCTGCCCCGCGCGCCACAAGTGAAGACAGAAATCAATCTCAATTAATGCAAGCTAAAATTGAATTCTGGCGCGGCAATTTTTCATCCGCTTCAAAGCTATTGAACATTGTTATTAAAAATCTTTCTGATAACAATGCAAATGACGCAATAGAATTATCATTGATAATCAATTCAACAAAAAATGATTCATTAAGCCTGGTTCAATTTGCAAAAGCAGAACGGCTTACTCAGCAGGATAAGTATGCCGAAGCAAAAGAAATTTATTCCACGCTTTCAGACAATCAAAATTTGTTAATTATTAAAGATTTGTCATCATTACGTAGTGCAGAAATGCTAATTGGTTTAGATAAACTTCCGGAATCCGTTTCAATGTTAAAAAATATTTCCGAACAAAAAGAAAAAAACATATACTCGGACCAAGCGCTTTTTCTTCTTGGCAAAGTATACCAGTTTGGAATTAATGATAATATTAAAGCACAGGAATCTTACGAAAATCTACTTGCAAATTTCCCCAATAGCCTCTATCTTGATGACGCTCGAGAAAACATTACTCTGTTAAAAAACAAATCAATGAATAATTTATGA